A part of Hevea brasiliensis isolate MT/VB/25A 57/8 unplaced genomic scaffold, ASM3005281v1 Scaf188, whole genome shotgun sequence genomic DNA contains:
- the LOC131176619 gene encoding uncharacterized protein LOC131176619 has product MRGVETWDEMKQIMRDRFVPQHYYRELHQRLQGLVQGNKSVEEYFKEMEMAMIRANVEEDREATMVRFLKGLNFDIANIVELQHYVELDDMLNMAIKIEKQLKKKKAFKMGVGMNSSNNAPWKPNWKKGETYDSKAVSKEKKEETRGGEKPSVTEKGKGQNTSTGRTRDIQCFRCLGKGHYASQCPNKRVMVMRQNGEIESEDDDVDDDDASESMPPLEEASDVEHAVGGNILVVRRALSAQAKEEEGDALQRENIFHTRCLVNGKTCSMIVDSGSCVNVASTLMVAKLGMRTMKHPRPYKLQWLNECGEIKVNKQVMLAFSIGRYKDEVLCDVVPMHAGHILLGRPWQYDRKVVHDGFRNRYSFDHDGRRVTLAALSPAQSFEDQLRIKQTMNEQQQREAELREFEDVFPEEIPNGLPPIRGIEHQIVFVPGASGYHQIRMKLGDEWKTTFKTQYGLYEWLVMPFGLTNAPSTFMRLMNHVLRAFLGKFVIVYFDDILVYSQNMHDHLLHLRQVFEVLRKEHLYANLKKCTFCMDKVIFLGFVVSGKGIEVDEDKVRAIREWPTPKSVSDVRSFHGLVSFYRRFVKDFSTIASPLNEVVKKNVGFKWGEEQEHAFNSLKEKLCSAPLLALPDFSKTFEIECDATGVGIGAVLKQERRPIAYFSEKLSGATLNYSTYDKDVCSGACI; this is encoded by the exons ATGAGGGGTGTTGAAACTTGGGATGAGATGAAGCAAATCATGAGGGACAGATTTGTACCTCAACATTACTATAGGGAGTTGCACCAAAGGTTGCAAGGGCTGGTGCAAGGAAACAAAAGTGTGGAAGAATATTTCAAGGAGATGGAGATGGCTATGATAAGAGCCAATGTAGAGGAGGATAGGGAAGCCACTATGgttaggttcctaaaggggctgaatTTTGATATTGCCAACATAGTGGAGCTACAACACTATGTAGAGCTTGATGACATGTTAAATATGGCAATCAAGATAGAAAAACaactaaagaagaagaaagcattcAAGATGGGTGTAGGTATGAATTCGAGCAACAATGCTCCATGGAAACCGAATTGGAAGAAGGGTGAAACTTATGATTCCAAGGCTGTTTCTAAGGAAAAGAAAGAGGAGACTAGGGGTGGAGAAAAGCCTAGTGTGACTGAGAAAGGCAAGGGACAGAATACCTCTACTGGAAGAACTAGGGATATCCAATGTTTTAGGTGCCTAGGGAAGGGACATTATGCATCTCAATGTCCTAACAAGAGGGTGATGGTGATGAGGCAGAATGGGGAGATCGAATCAGAAGATGAtgatgttgatgatgatgatgctaGTGAGAGTATGCCTCCTTTGGAGGAAGCTAGTGATGTAGAGCATGCCGTCGGAGGTAATATTCTGGTGGTTAGGCGTGCACTAAGTGCACAAGCAAAGGAAGAAGAGGGAGATGCACTACAAAGGGAAAATATTTTCCACACTAGATGCTTGGTGAATGGTAAAACTTGTAGCATGATTGTAGATAGTGGTAGTTGTGTGAATGTTGCCAGCACACTCATGGTTGCGAAGCTTGGCATGCGCACCATGAAGCATCCTAGACCATACAAGTTGCAATGGCTGAATGAATGTGGGGAAATTAAGGTGAACAAGCAAGTGATGTTGGCTTTTTCTATTGGAAGGTATAAGGATGAGGTGTTGTGTGATGTGGTGCCAATGCATGCTGGACATATTTTGCTAGGGAGACCATGGCAATATGATAGGAAGGTAGTGCATGATGGATTTAGGAATAGGTACTCCTTTGATCATGATGGACGAAGGGTTACTTTAGCAGCATTATCACCCGCACAATCTTTTGAAGATCAATTAAGGATAAAACAAACCATGAATGAGCAACAACAAAGAGAGGCCGAGCTAAGA GAGTTtgaggatgtcttccctgaagaaatACCTAATGGGCTACCACCCATTAGAGGCATAGAGCACCAAATAGTTTTTGTGCCTGGAGCT AGTGGTTATCACCAAATTCGCATGAAATTAGGAGATGAATGGAAAACTACCTTTAAGACTCAATATGGACTATATGAATGGTTAGTCATGCCATTTGGTTTGACCAATGCACCTAGTACATTTATGAGGCTTATGAaccatgtgttgcgtgctttccTAGGAAAATTTGTTATAGTGTATTTTGATGATATCCTAGTATATAGCCAAAATATGCATGATCATTTGCTGCACTTGAGACAAGTCTTTGAAGTGTTGAGAAAAGAGCACTTGTATGCCAATCTTAAGAAATGCACTTTCTGTATGGACAAAGTTATTTTCTTAGGATTTGTGGTGAGTGGCAAGGGAATTGAGGTTGATGAGGACAAGGTAAGAGCCATTAGAGAGTGGCCTACACCTAAGTCGGTGAGTGATGTGAGGAGCTTCCATGGGTTGGTTAgtttttataggagatttgtaaaggACTTCAGTACCATAGCCTCACCCTTGAATGAAGTTGTAAAAAAGAATGTGGGCTTCAAGTGGGGGGAAGAACAAGAGCATGCATTTAATTCACTCAAGGAGAAATTGTGTTCTGCACCTTTACttgctttacctgatttttctaaaacttttgagattgaatgtgatgcCACTGGAGTGGGTATTGGAGCTGTTTTAAAGCAGGAAAGGAGACCAATTGCCTACTTCAGTGAGAAGCTAAGTGGGGCTACATTGAACTACTCCACTTATGACAAAGATGTATGCTCTGGTGCGTGCATTTGA